Below is a genomic region from Gillisia sp. Hel_I_86.
AGTAGTCCCGTTGGTACTTATTGGCTACGAAGTATATGAAAATTATATGCTTAGCAAGGCTACCCAATGGCTTAAAGACTATAAATGGCCCATATACTGCCTTATCTCAGTGGCTTTTTGGAACTTTCTGGGGGCTGGGATATTCGGTTTCATTATAAATCCACCTATCGCATTGTACTATATGCAAGGATTGAACACTACGGCAGTCCACGCGCATACGGCACTGTTCGGGGTCTATGGGATGTTGGGCATAGGATTGATGCTTTTTGTATTGCGAAGCCTTTATAGGTTTAAAGTTTGGAACAATAAATTACTAAGTTTCAGCTTCTGGTCCATAAACATCGGTTTACTATTAATGGTGTTATTAAGCGTTCTGCCTATTGGGTTACTACAAACAATAGCTAGTGTGAATGAAGGAATGTGGTATGCCCGTTCTGCAGAATTTATGCAGCAACCGGGGATGGATACCCTGAGATGGCTGCGCGTAATAGGTGATACTATATTTGCCATTGGGCTCGTAGCTTTTGTGTGGTTTGTCTTTACCATGAACCGGAATAAAGGAATCCCTATAGAAAAAAGGTAAAAGTTAAAAGAAAAGAAGGGGCGGTTTTAAAATCTAAATTATGCAGGAGAAATCAGGACCTGTAATTTGTTGGATTTAAACTGTCCCTTTTTATATTTACATCGAATAATTCTAATAAACTTGTCTATTTGTGCAGCTCTTAAAAAAACATACCAACATTGCCCTTGCCTATTTTTTGCTGGTGGGTTTAATGGGCGTGTTTTTAAGGCTATTTTATATTCTTCCAATTCCAGCGAATTACAGGTTTATAGTGCATGCCCATTCCCACGTCGCACTTTTGGGCTGGGTATATATTGCTTTGATCACTCTTATTTATAAGCTCTACTTCTCTGAAGTCCAAAAAACCCAACTCTATAAAAGAATTATATGGTTTACCAACATTTGTATCCTAGGAATGTTGCTCAGCTTTCCTTTTCAAGGATATGCTTTGTTTTCCATTGTTTTCTCTACACTTTTTTTATTGGCCACGTATTGGCTAGGATGGTTTTTTTTTAAACATATTCCAAAAAAATTTAAAAATACTCCCTCTTATGTATGCATAAAAGCCTCCATCTGGTATATGCTTTTCTCCAGTATTGGGCCCTGGACAATTGGAGGTATTATGTCTACTTTAGGAAGTACTTCTATCTGGTATAAACTTTCCATTTATTTCTATCTGCATTTTCAATATAACGGCTGGTTTATACTCGCGTTGGTAGGTGTTTTGTTCTATTTACTGGAACTTTTTTCCATAAAAATCGAGCAGAAAAAATTCAAAAACTTTTTTCTTCTGATCAACTTAAGCATTGTCCTCAGCTTTTTCCTTTCGGTTCTATGGACGAAGCCGCCGGCAATATTTTATATTCTAGCTGCTATAGGGGCGACAATCCAAGTAATGGCTTTCCTATATTTTTTCAGGATTGTTCAAAATGCATGGCCGATCCTTAAAAAGAGACTCTCTCCAATTGTTCTAAAACTTTTAAAGCTTAGCGGTCTTTTATTGTTTGTAAAAATTATTTTTCAGCTAATTAGTGCCATCCCCTATTTTGCCAACCTGGCCTTTCATTATAAAGATTTCGTAATTGGTTATTTACACTGGACTTTTCTGGGAGTAGTAAGCCTATGCCTGTTCGCTTTTTTGGAACATTTTAAATTGGTAAGGCTTAATGGATCCATAATGGCACTATATATTATCGGATTCGTCTTTTCTGAATTTCTCATATTTTATAAAGCCATGCAACTCTGGCTAAGATGGCCTGCATTTTCTGAACACCCTATTTTACTGTTGGTAATAAGTGCTCTTATCCCTCTAGCCGTGGGTGCTTTGATGACGAAAAATTTTTACTCAAAAATTAAGGTTTAAACTGGCAGAATTTAAGATTCATGGTTCCCCGAGCCTTAAAGTCATGTTTCATGTAATTCAGAAGAATATCGATCCCTTTTTGATCGGAAAATAATAAATTACTTATTTCCGATAATTTTGTCAGAAATAATAAAATAGTATACCTTTGCCATTATTAAATTCGTTTAAGGATGTTTTCAAAAGCTTGTGAATATGGTATTAAAGCCAGTACATATATAGCCCTGCAGTCACTGGAGGGAAAAAGGATAAGCCTTAAGAAAATTGCAAGTGCGATAGATTCCCCAGTTGCTTTTACCGCTAAGGTTTTACATCAATTAGCAAAACACAATATTTTGATTTCGGTGAAAGGCCCTTCGGGAGGATTTGAGATACCAAAAGAAAAAATAGATTCCATTAAACTTAGTGAAATTGTTTTTGCAATAGATGGGGATTCAATTTACATAGGTTGCGCCTTAGGATTCAATGAATGCAATGCCAGTAAGCCTTGCCCGTTACATGACAAATTTGTGGGTATTCGGGATGAACTTAAAAAAATGCTACGTAATACAAGTCTTTATGAATTGGCAACGGGATTGGAAGTTGGCCTCACTTACTTAAAAAGATAAAAATTTATAAATCTAGAACCGCATGGCAAGCCCGCCTGAATGTTTTAGACAGGTCTGGGGGAATTATATGCTCAATGAGGGATTAAAAAATGATAAAAAAGGCCTTAATATCCATTTTATGAAAATACTTCAATATATAATATTCATATCCACCCTGTTCTTACCGGAGATAATTCATGCCCAAAGCAAAAACATATCTACGGATAGTTGGATGACAAGCCCGGGAATATTAGGTACTTTTATATTGATCACCATTGTTATGGTGGTGGCAATTGCTATTTTTTTGATACGCATAAATTCCTATTTAGATTCAATTAAAAAGAAACAAGAGGTTAAATCCCGAACGGCTTTTGACGATGAGATTATCGCCATGGAAGAGGGGCAAATTGATACTATTCTTGGAAAGAGAAAAGCAGCACTTAACTATAGGCTAAAAGGAAATGAACTAAGTGGAGAAAATGAGGTATACGATAAAAAAGGATTGATCCAAAAAATCACTAACGATCCCAATAATGCATATTTCGATGAAAAGAAAAAAACTTCACTTAGTCTAGAAACCCCGGAACCCCTCAAGAAAATTGTTATTTATTACATTGGAGCAGCTATTGGCTGGCTGGTATTGGGAACTTTAATAGGACAATATTTGGGGATGAAATTTATTTGGCCCCAAATGGATAACCAATCCTGGCTTTCTTTTGGCAGATTACGCCCTGTACATACCAATATGGTATTTTGGGGCTGGTCTTCCCTGGCCATGATAGGACTGGGCTATTTTGTGATTGCCCGTACCTCCAATACTATAATATATAGCTATAAATGGGCATGGCGAGCTTGGGCGCTTATTAATTCCACAATAATATTGGGAAGCATTTTTCTAATGGCGGGTATAAATAATGGAGGCGGTGAATATCGTGAATATATTTGGCCGGTAATGCTGCTCTTTGCCATTGCTCTTGTAATCACTTTTTTTAACTTCTACAGAACGGTTGCAAATAGAAAAATTTCAGAAATATACATCTCCAACTGGTTTATTCTCGCTTCCTTAATATGGACTATTGTACTGGCCATTATAGGATATTTGCCCTTTTATCAGGATGGTTTGGGAGAAACCGTGATTCAAGGATATTATATGCACCAAGGCGTAGGAATGTGGTTCATGACTTTTACTCTAGGGCTGGTATATTACTATCTACCTTCTGCCTTGAACAAGCCTATTTATTCTTATTCCTTAGGGGTTTTGGCTTTTTGGACCCAAATGCTTTTTTATACGATGATTGGGACGCATCATTTTGTATTTAGCCCCCTGCCCTGGTGGTTGCAAACAACCGCCATAGTATTTAGCGCTGGAATGTTTATTCCTGTTGTTGCGGGGACCACAAATTTTTTCATGACGATGAAGGGAAGCTGGAGCCATATTTCCAAGAGTTATGTGTTGCCCTTTTTTCTGGTTGGAACCCTATTTTATTTTGTAGGCTCCACTCAAGGGAGCTTGCAGGCTTTTCGTTTTACCAATTACGTTTGGCATTTTACCGATTTTAATGTGGCTCACTCCCATATGACCATGTATGGTATAATTGCATTTTTTTTATGGGCGGCAATTTATGCCATTCTCCCAAAATTAACAGGCAAAGAACCACCTCAGGTACTAGTAGGCGCCCACTTTTGGATGGCATTTATAGGTCTTTTTGCATATATGGTTTCTCTTATGGCGGGTGGTACCTATAGAGGACTAAGCTGGATAGAAGGCAATGCTTTTATAGAGTCTGTAATATTGATGAAACCCTACTGGGTTTGGCGTGCAATTGGAGGCTCGCTCATGTTTGCTTCTCATCTTGTTTTTGCCTATAATTTCTATTATATAATCAAAGACCGAAAAACAGTTCCAGTACTTAAAAAAGATGGAGCGGTAGAAGAAATTACTGTTTAATATAATTTTTAAAAATGCTCAATTTCCATAAAGAACATAAAAACTTAGTGCTCACAGCCCTTATAATATTTGTGGCCTTAAGTATTCTTGTAGCAATAGTACCCGCTTTTCAAATGCAGGCTACGGTGCCCATACCTTCTCAAGAACCATTGACACCCCAAGAAAAAAAAGGACTGCGGGTGTATGTTTCAGAAAATTGTGCTGCCTGCCATACACAACAGGTCCGTGGTATAGCGATGGATGATATGTGGGGCGACAGGCCTTCCCTCCCTTCAGATTATTTTTACAGTAAACAACGTTTGGATGTATGGAGACAATCCCCTTCCCTTTTGGGCAGTGAGCGCACAGGTCCCGATTTAACCAATATTGGTGCAAGGCAACCTAGTGAGGATTGGCATTTAATGCATTTATATAATCCTCGTTCGGTAGTTTCAGAATCTATAATGCCATCCTATTCCTGGCTGTTCAAAGAAATGGATAGTACGGCAGTTACCCAAGATGATGTGATAATCCCTATCCCAAAAGAATTTTATAATAAGCCCGGTAAAAAAGTTGTGGCGACCCAAGAAGCTTTGCAATTGGTAGCCTATTTAAAATCATTAAAACAAACCAAATTGCCCGATGGAAGTGCCCCATTATTTATTCCGGCTTTAGAGAAAATTCAAACAGGAAATACGGAAGGCAGCAATAACAATGCTGGCCTTAGCGGTGAAAAATTATATAATACCAGCTGTGTTGCCTGCCATCAGGCAAATGGAAAAGGAATTCCAGGGGCCTTTCCTTCTCTGGTTGGAAGCGGATTTGTAAATGATGAAAATCCTGAAATGCTTATTAAAATTATCCTCCAGGGATATGATGCAAGAAGTGAATTTGGAGTGATGCCCCCTTTTGCCGATCAACTTTCCGATGCCGAAATCGCGGCCATTGCAACCCACGAGCGGACTAGCTGGGGTAATGATGCTCCTGCTGTTAAAGAAGAAGATGTGAAGAAAATAAGGGACTACATCAATAATGAATTAAACCAATAAAAAAAATGAAAAAGATCACAATCCTATTAACAGCAGTCTTTTTATTGAGTTTCGATTTTGCCATTGCTTGTGAGCTTTGTAAAAAAAATCAGCCCAAAGGCTTTGAGAATATTACCCATGGTGCCGGCCCATCAGGAACATTGGATTATATAATCATTTGGTCTGCAATTATCATTGTGGGGATTACCTTGTTTCTAAGCCTCAAATATCTCATAAAACCAAAAGAGAACAATCTGGGGCATATTAAAAACATTGTGAAAAACGAAGGATTTTAAAGATGGAAGACAATAGGATCATAAAAGTATTTTTGGATGATGACCCAAAACCTTTTGCGGCTTTTGCACCACCGGTGAAAATTGTATTTGACAGCACAAAAATACCCGATGGCAAGCATACATTAAAAATCGTGGCCAAATCCTCCAACGGGGTTGAGGGGGTTCGGGAAATCCCTTTTGTAGTGCGAAATGGCCCGGCAATATCTGTAGTGGGCTTAAAAGAGAATGAAATAATAGACACTCAAATCCCCATTACCATTAATGCCTATGGGAGCGAGACCAACGATTTTTTTGTGATTAGGGGCTCTGAAACACCAAAAGCAATTCCTGCTTGGGTGTGGGCATTACTTATCATATTTGTAGCTTTCGGAGTATTCTATATAATCATGTATTGGAGCCCGGAACTCTATAAATCATTTTTTTAGCTGTTATTGACCCTCATGGCTAATCGAAAATCTTGAGCAAGTCTCAAAAGACACCTCTGAATAGGAAATAAAATTAAAGATTTATGCAGAAAGAAATTTTAAATATTAACGATATTAAACAACTGGTAGATGCCTTCTATGCCAAAGTACAGCAAGATGAGCTGCTAGCAGACATTTTTAATAACGTGATCCAAGATAATTGGCCAAAACATTTGGAGAAAATGTACAGTTTCTGGCAGACGGTTCTTTTAGAAGAACATACTTATTATGGCGCTCCTTTTATGCCTCACATGAACTTGCCTGTGAGCAAAAAACATTTTGACAGGTGGTTGGAATTATTTTATGAAACCCTGGATGAGCTATTTGAGGGGGAAAAAGCCGAAGAAGCCCGATGGCGCGCAAATAAAATGGCAGAGATGTTTCAGCTTAAAATTGCGCATTATCAAAAAACCAATTCCAAACCTTTGATATAAGCCTGTAAAATTATTTCTTTAAAACTTCAGAAGAAAAAAATTAAAACTTAATCATGTCGCATTTACATCAAAAAATAGCAAAAAAATATAGCGATTTAGGAGAAAATCCTGATACGCATTTGGAGGGGCTTTTACATTCCAAACCCATCAATTATTGGGATTATATTGGGGTGGAAACACTTTTGTCCCTGCAAAGACCCCGTACGGATTTTAAAGATGAAGCAATCTTTATTATGTACCATCAAATGACAGAATTACTTTTAAAAATGCTGTTTCATGAAATTAAACAGTTGGTGGAAGCTGAAAGTTTTTCCGAAGAAATGTGGTTGGACAAAATCAACAGGATGAACCGCTATGCAAGTATGCTCATCAACTCTTTTGATATTATGAAAGATGGAATGGACTATGATGATTATAACCAATTTAGAAAAACCCTGGCCCCCGCTAGCGGATTCCAAAGTGTACAGTTTAGATACATAGAAATTTATTGTACAAGGTTGGAAAACTTGGTAAACCAAAAAGGCAAAAAACAGTTGCCTCCCACCCCTTCCATAGAAGATTATTTTGAAAATATTTACTGGAAGGAAGCTGGCATTAACAAGAAGACAGGTACTAAAACCCTCACCATGCTTCAGTTTGAAGAAAAATATCTCGATACTTTAATAATATTAGCTAAAAAAGTACAGGGCAAGACCTTAGAAGAAAAATTTCTTGTTCTAAAAAATCCTTCTGAAGCATTACAAAAAAAATTATTGGAATTCGATATCCTTTATAACGTGAAGTGGCCACTGGTACACCTTAACACGGCAGAACATTATCTGGACAAAAAAGGTGAAAATAAAGCAGCCACCGGAGGTTCCGAATGGAAAAAATATTTGCACCCTAAATTTCAGCAGCGAAAATTCTTCCCTTCGTTGTGGACAGAAAAAGATTCGTTAGAGGAAGATAATATATAGATATGGAAAAAATACAAAAACCCGAATTAACGCCCTTGGATATAGGAGACTCCTTAAAAACATTACAGGTAACCGCTTTGGCTGGAATGAGAATGCCACCCCACTATACCACCAAAGAGGCTGTAATTGTTGTTCACCAAGGCGAGGCTCTTTTAAAAATGCCAAATGTAGACCATAGGCTAAAACAGGGAGCTGTTTTTATTGTTCCGGCCGGGGTGGAACACACCTTGGAAATTATAAAGGATTTTAAAGCCGTTGTTATCATGGGAGCAGACTCTGACATAAACTTTAAATAAGGAAGTTGATAAGAAATCTAAAAAATTGATATATGAATTTCTAAAAAAATAGAACTCTAAAGACTGAATCATGAGCAAGAAATTAAAAATCAAGACAAAGCGGGTTTATGACGAAGTATCAAATAACGATGGCTACCGGATACTGGTGGATAAAATCTGGCCGCGGGGCGTATCAAAAGAAAATGCAAAATTAGATGAATGGAATAAAAATCTGGCGCCTTCAGACGAACTTAGAAAATGGTTTGATCATGACCCTAATAAATTCAAGGAATTTAATCAGCGTTACAAAAAAGAGCTAAAAGATAAACAAGAAGATTTGGAACGTATTAAAGAAATCGCACAAGATAAACAGGTTTGTCTTTTATACGGTGCCAAAGATAAAGAACATAATCAGGCAGCAGTTTTGAAAGAAATATTGAAATCTCAATCAAGAACCTCGGGGCAAGTCCACGAGGTATACATTGGAGACCATTTTTAAAAATTCGAGGCAAGCCTCGGGGAATTAAACCCTCGATGAAGGATTAAATTATAACAAAAAAAATATAAACAATAAAAAACCACCGTTAAAGACGATGGCGTTGATTTTCAGATTAGCCCTAAAGGGGCATAAGACTCATCAGTGATGTTCTTGATATTTTACATACCGTTTTATCATATCCTCCTCTAACCCTACTGTGCTCACAAAATAGCCTCTGGACTAAAAATGATTGCCCCACTAGGGCTTTTGTTTCAAACTTGGATAAGTTTTGAAAAGTTTTATTGCAATCTTTCCTTTCAAAAACCCCATGTATTCCGATATTGAAACTTTTGGAGGAACCGAACAAACTAGATGAACGTCGTCTTTTTGCATATTCATTTCTAACACCATTACATCTTTCCATGTACTAATTACTTGCAAATCATGCTCAACTAATGATTGGACCATGCCTTCAAGTATCTGAAAGCTATACTTGGGTGTGACCACCATGTGGTAGTCACATTTGTAATACATATGTGTTAATTTTCTATATTTGCTCATCTTAAAAAGTTTTAGATGGGCAAACCTAAAAAATGGCAAAGCCTTTATAACATGGCCACCGTCAAAGACGCTGGTTTTTCAATGATAAGTAAAGAACATTTTCAGTGAATTTATCACAGGGTTCTATTTATCGTCCTTCGGAAGGAAAAATTAAAACAATAAATATGAATAAATTTTAATCCAGATTTGATAAATTCCAATTTATCTCTTAATTTTAGTTTTTTCAAATCAAGAACCTAGGGACAAGCCCACGAGGTATGCATTGAAAACTATTTTTAAAAAATTCGAGGCAAGCCTCGGGGAATTAAACCCTCGATGAGGGATTAAAAAAGTCAAAATAAAAACATTTTATGTGGCACTATCTACTCCTGTTCTTTATGCTGCTCTTTACCGCTGGTTTTGCGGGTTGTTTGTATTTAGTTAAAAAATCCACGGGAAAAACCCTGGATGAACCGGGAAAAGACGTTCCTGCCGAAAGCGGGCACTTGGCGCCCAAACCTGCCTGGGGCCGCTACCATATCCACTATTACGGCTACGCGCTCATGTTCCTGGCCTTTGATATGGAGATGGCCTATATGTACCCTTGGGCAGTAGTTTATAAAGAACTCGGCTTAACGGCCCTTTTGGATATGGGAGTGTTCCTGCTCATCCTCTTTTTGGGGTTGCTTTATACATGGAGCCAGGGAGGCTTAAAAAGACAATAATGGTAAAACTTGGCACATATTCGGCAAGAAATGGGAAAGCGGGCTTTTTCGGTTCTTCTACGTTTAAACTGCAAAAAGTATTCCCTGTTCCAGGGATAGAAGTTTTGCTGAAAAAGGGTTTTGATCCTTTCCAACCTAATATCGAGATCGTGGATACCCCCAGGCACGCCAATGTATTACTAATGTGCGGACCACTAACCGAAACTGCTGAAAAAGCTGCGACAGTGGTCTTTGCTCAAATGCCCCGTCCACGGATGCTGGTTTCCCTGGATATGGAAAAAACCCATTTTCTCCCTAAACCAGATGCAGCAATCAATACTGAAGATTTAAAAAATTTAGCCAAAGCATTACCTGCTGCCGTTATTTATGCTGAAAACGCCACTGCCTTTGAACCTGCTTTTTTAATTGAAGCATTGTCCGAAGATGAAGGAAAGGGCGGTCACCACCACCACGGCTCCCATGAACACCACGAAGAACAGCACGGGCACCACCATGGGGATGGCCATCACAAAAACAAAGCGAATCACGGGCATGAACATGAAAACCCAGAAGATCGGCAAGGTCATCAGGAACATGAAGGTCATCACGGCCACGAAGCCCACCACGATCATAAAGAACAAAAGCATAAAGATCAAGGGCAGGACCATGGGGAGCACCATCCTGGTTCGCATGAACACCACGAAGATGAAGGAAACGGCGGCCGCCACCATAGGGATGGTGGCCATCACGAAAACAAAGCACATTACGGGCATGAACATGAAAACCCAGAAGATCGGCAAGGTCATCAGGGACATGAAGGTCATCACGGCCACGAGGCCCACCACGATCATAAAGAACAAAAGCATAAAGATCAAGGGCAGGACCATGGGGAGCACCACCATGGTTCGCATGAACACCACGGAGATGAAGGAAAGGGCGGCCACCACCACTCCCATGAACACCACGGGCACCACCATAGGGATCGTGGCCATCACGAAAACAAAGCGCATCCCGGGCATGAACATGAAGCCCACCACGATCATAAAGAACATGAGGAGCATGCGCATAGCGGTCATCCCCATAAAGCTATCGAGCATGACCACGGCAGTGGTCACGACCACGAGGGGGACGATCACGGGGGTGGGGGTTTCATGTCCATGGTAATGATGACCAAAGATCAGCCCCGCGGGACCGATGGCCTGCAAATGGACCGTAACCAAGTACGTTTTGGGCCCTTCCATCCCGGATTGCCCGGGGGCCTGCAGGTAAAAATGACCCTAGCCGGCGATACAGTAGCGCAAGCCGAAGTGGAAAATGGCCTTTTTGATACACATGCATTTCAGGATTTTCCGGAAGAGCCCAAAGATTTTCCCGGTTGGCTGGCTGGATTTGATCCTTTTCAAACCGAAACTTATCGCCAACTCGCATCCCTGACCCTGGCCCGCGCTACCGGGGGTAACTTTCCCTTAGATATCAAAAAACTGGAGCAGGAGCGTGTACAAAACCTGCTGTTGTGGCTTTTGAAATTTCAGAAAATCCTGGGCGATCGGGAAATGGAACGTCAGGTATTTCAGCTTTGGCAGGATTTTCAGCAAAAAAGACTTTCCCCCGAAAAATTTGCCTCTTTTAGGAAAAAAATAGAACATCGCTGGTACCTTAAGCCCCGCTTGCAGTATCTGGGAAGGCTTCCGGATAAAATACTGCAGCATTTCAGCGGGCCTTTGGCCAAAGCGGCGGGCAATGCTTCAGATGCACGGGAAAGTTTGAACGAATATGGAAATTTTAAAAGTTTCCAGTTGAAAGAAAACAACGTCTGGGGCTGGCTATTAACAAGACTGGAAGAAATACACCAAAGTCTCCAAATTTTAGTGGAAGTCACTTCTACAGAAAAAAAAGATGAACTGAACGAAATGCATAAACTGAATTTTTCCGGCATACAAAATACGTGTGTAAAGCTGGAAACTTCTCGTGGCACAATGGTTTTAAAACTGGAAATGAAAGACGGGAAAATCAAAAAAATGGATTTAAAACAACCTTCCATAGCCCTAGCTGAGGCGGTACCGCAGCTTGTAAAAAATCATGAACTGGCCGATGCCCTCACCGCCATTGCGGCACTGGACATTTCGCCTTGGGAAATTAGCGTATAATGATCTGGACTATCACTACATTAATTACTTTGGCAAGCCTTTACGGCATCGCGGTTTTGGAACGCTGGTCGGTTTACCATAATTGGGATTTTACCTACCCTTTTAAAGCTTTTTCGGGCATGTTTGTACAGGAAGATATCATCCCGCGCAAACACGACCCCACTTTTTTTGAAACTGCACCTATCTTGTTTATCGGCGCCGCATTCCTAACTATAGGGGTTTTGCCTTTTGCCGCCGGTACCGTTCTGGCAGGGATCGCTACGGGTGCACTTTTTGTGAACGCTGCCCTGGCCTACATCATGATCGCACTGCTGATGGCCGGCTGGGCGCCAAACGGTGTTTATGCCATGGTGGGGGGCTGGCGGTTTCTGGGGCAGCTCATTGCCTATGCCATGCCTATCGTGATGACGATCTCCGCCACAGTAATGCGCGCAGAATCCATGGATATGCTCAAAATAGTAGAATCACAGACCGGGTTATGGAACATCATCTATCAGCCGTTGGGTTTTATCCTGTTTTATGCTGCGTCCATGGCGCTGGCGTTTTTACCGCCTTTTGATTTGCCGCAGGGCGGGGGCGAACTCGCAGGTGGTGTTTTTGCCGAATATACCGGGAAGCGCCTGTTGCTTTTCCGCTTGGGTCGGTTAGTGCTTATTTTTAGCCTTTCCTTGGCGATCACCAATTTTTATCTGGGCGGCTGGCACGGGCCACTCCTGCCAGGCATTATCTGGACGTTTCTTAAAACCATACTGGTGGCAGCTTCCTTGTTTTGGGCAGGAGGTTTTATGCCCCGGCTACGGCATGACCATACGCTGGAATGGGGCTGGAAATACGCCACCCCGGCAGCCCTACTCAATATATTATGGGTTGGGGTGCTGTTACTGTTGTGAAAAGAGGAAATGGAAAAAAAGAAGAAAAAGGAGAAATGAATATGAGCAGAAAGCCGAAAAAATGAACTGGGAAAAAGGAAGAGTACGGTTTCCCACTTAACCAATTAACGAATTGCAGGTCACGAATCACAAATTAACCTAATTGCCAACAGAGATAAAAAAAGGAATATATGGTCATCACAAAAATCATTTTTTTAACAGTCTTTGGACTTGCCGCTATCTGGTTTGGCTGGCGGGTCTTCATGACCAGCAGTATGGTGCGTTCGGCCTTGTCGTTGCTGGCTTGCCTAACTATTTTGGGATTGATGTTTTTTGTAATGCAGGCAGAGTTCCTTGCGGTGCTGCAGGTAATGATGATGGCCACCGAAATGGCCATCATGGCCATTTTTATGATGATGTTCATGATGGATCCCGGTGGCATGGGCGCGATGGAAATGACCCACCAAAAAAAACTATCTATCGTCCTGGGAACGGTTGCAGGTGCTGGCATCATCTTCGCCATAGGTTTTGCCAACTGGGGCGAAATAGCAAAGGTTGTATCTGATGCCGAACAACAAAACCG
It encodes:
- a CDS encoding complex I subunit 1/NuoH family protein; protein product: MIWTITTLITLASLYGIAVLERWSVYHNWDFTYPFKAFSGMFVQEDIIPRKHDPTFFETAPILFIGAAFLTIGVLPFAAGTVLAGIATGALFVNAALAYIMIALLMAGWAPNGVYAMVGGWRFLGQLIAYAMPIVMTISATVMRAESMDMLKIVESQTGLWNIIYQPLGFILFYAASMALAFLPPFDLPQGGGELAGGVFAEYTGKRLLLFRLGRLVLIFSLSLAITNFYLGGWHGPLLPGIIWTFLKTILVAASLFWAGGFMPRLRHDHTLEWGWKYATPAALLNILWVGVLLLL
- a CDS encoding NADH-quinone oxidoreductase subunit J; the encoded protein is MVITKIIFLTVFGLAAIWFGWRVFMTSSMVRSALSLLACLTILGLMFFVMQAEFLAVLQVMMMATEMAIMAIFMMMFMMDPGGMGAMEMTHQKKLSIVLGTVAGAGIIFAIGFANWGEIAKVVSDAEQQNRDLGREVLKRSMMIFETAGTSILVAMIVAAAIALPFENKHENQQK